One Legionella hackeliae DNA segment encodes these proteins:
- the bioD gene encoding dethiobiotin synthase — protein MRYFFITGTDTDCGKTYVTCQLIDYFKQFGKTLAVKPVASGCIDNNGQLLSEDVLHLEKHNRTLEYPINRWRFRAPISPHLAAKKEGQQLLVHDIARFCSQEHYQKFDYLLIEGAGGLLVPLNDDETWLDFLKLTQFPVILVVGMKLGCLNHALLTSLVLQSNKIPFCGWIANCLDRNMLALSDNIATLSEKIPVPLLATVPFQGKLIAHRLSEWV, from the coding sequence ATGAGATATTTTTTTATAACAGGTACTGATACGGATTGCGGTAAAACGTATGTAACTTGCCAACTTATTGATTATTTTAAGCAATTTGGAAAAACGCTCGCTGTTAAACCTGTCGCCAGTGGCTGCATTGATAACAATGGACAATTACTTAGTGAAGATGTCCTGCATTTGGAAAAGCATAACCGAACTCTTGAATACCCCATTAATAGGTGGCGATTTCGTGCTCCCATTTCCCCTCATCTAGCAGCAAAAAAAGAAGGGCAGCAGCTATTAGTTCATGACATTGCCAGATTTTGCTCACAAGAACACTATCAAAAATTCGATTATCTTCTTATTGAAGGTGCAGGAGGGCTGTTAGTTCCCTTAAATGACGATGAAACCTGGCTAGATTTTCTGAAGCTAACTCAATTTCCAGTTATTCTGGTTGTTGGGATGAAATTAGGTTGTCTTAATCATGCCTTACTCACTTCCCTGGTTTTACAAAGCAACAAAATCCCTTTTTGTGGATGGATTGCCAATTGTCTGGATAGAAATATGCTGGCATTGTCAGACAATATCGCTACATTATCAGAAAAGATACCCGTTCCTTTGTTAGCAACCGTTCCATTTCAAGGAAAACTAATAGCTCACAGACTTTCAGAGTGGGTTTAG
- a CDS encoding alpha/beta fold hydrolase, whose product MNLNIEIRGEGQALVFFHGWGFDHTIWLTLTAILEKKYRLYLVDLPGFGRSSSMSWSQFKSYLLRHLPDDFVLVGWSMGGLYASRLAIEIPERIIHLINIASSPRFIKEDHWPGIDKSIFDGFFKNLTADPQQTISEFIGLQLKDQTYQYSHQFLPNTDSLKDGLTVLADWDLRQALSDFKKPASFLFGRLDAITPRTTMPVMQKLYPSFKYVMFSKAAHMPFLSHQDEFITTLETILT is encoded by the coding sequence ATGAATCTGAACATTGAAATACGAGGAGAGGGACAAGCTCTTGTATTTTTTCATGGCTGGGGATTTGACCATACGATATGGTTGACTTTAACCGCCATCCTCGAAAAAAAATACAGGCTATACCTGGTTGACTTGCCAGGATTTGGCCGGAGTTCATCGATGAGTTGGTCTCAATTTAAATCTTACTTACTTCGACATTTACCTGATGACTTTGTGCTTGTGGGTTGGTCAATGGGAGGATTATATGCTTCTCGACTGGCTATCGAAATCCCCGAACGAATCATTCATCTGATTAATATTGCTTCATCACCTCGTTTTATTAAAGAAGACCATTGGCCTGGTATTGATAAATCTATTTTTGATGGTTTTTTTAAAAATTTAACCGCTGATCCGCAGCAAACAATTTCTGAATTTATTGGCTTACAACTGAAAGATCAAACCTATCAATACTCTCATCAATTTTTGCCAAATACAGACAGCTTGAAAGACGGCTTAACAGTTCTTGCAGATTGGGATTTGCGTCAGGCTTTAAGTGATTTCAAAAAACCAGCCAGTTTTCTATTTGGTCGGCTTGATGCTATTACACCACGTACTACCATGCCAGTGATGCAAAAGCTTTATCCTTCTTTTAAATATGTGATGTTCTCAAAAGCAGCCCATATGCCTTTTCTCTCACATCAAGACGAATTTATCACAACGCTGGAGACAATTCTTACATGA
- a CDS encoding FmdB family zinc ribbon protein, which yields MPIYEYECKNCHHQFDLMQKISDDPAKQCPQCFQETAVRLVSAAGFQLKGTGWYVTDFKNKENKTANKATTDTPTTEKKSAETTSKTEKKGD from the coding sequence ATGCCAATTTACGAATACGAGTGTAAAAATTGCCATCATCAATTTGATTTGATGCAAAAAATCAGCGATGACCCTGCAAAACAGTGTCCTCAATGTTTTCAGGAAACTGCTGTACGATTGGTTTCGGCTGCTGGATTTCAACTAAAAGGAACCGGCTGGTATGTCACTGATTTTAAAAATAAAGAGAATAAAACAGCGAATAAAGCAACGACTGATACACCAACAACCGAAAAAAAGTCTGCAGAAACAAC